In a single window of the Arachis hypogaea cultivar Tifrunner chromosome 6, arahy.Tifrunner.gnm2.J5K5, whole genome shotgun sequence genome:
- the LOC140173722 gene encoding secreted RxLR effector protein 161-like — translation MYLGSEEFEDPSLYRSVVGALQYITITRPDLSFAVCKVSQFMHRPLVSHWKAVKRVLRYLQGTKHYGLIFNQCSDYRLYGFTDSDWAADLEDRKSVSGFCVFLGTNLISWYCRKQTTISRSSTEVEFRSLASYEVELEWIQNLLMEMKIKLDTSPTIFYDNMSTCMLAANPILYNKTKHFQLDIQCVRDKINSKLLQIVHIPGTEQIANILTKPLSSTFDKFRNKLRMVQRPLLSLKGV, via the coding sequence ATGTATTTAGGGTCTGAAGAGTTTGAAGATCCTTCATTGTATCGATCTGTTGTTGGAGCTCTACAATATATCACAATTACAAGGCCAGATTTATCTTTTGCAGTGTGCAAAGTAAGCCAATTTATGCATCGCCCATTAGTGTCTCACTGGAAGGCAGTAAAAAGAGTTCTAAGATATCTTCAGGGAACGAAACACTATGGTCTTATCTTTAATCAGTGCTCAGATTATAGACTTTATGGATTCACAGACTCTGATTGGGCTGCTGATCTTGAAGATCGAAAATCTGTTTCAGGATTTTGTGTATTTCTTGGAACTAATCTTATTTCTTGGTATTGTAGGAAGCAAACTACAATTAGTAGGTCCTCCACTGAGGTGGAGTTTCGAAGCTTAGCCTCCTACGAAGTAGAGCTCGAGTGGATTCAGAATCTATTAATGGAGATGAAGATAAAGTTGGACACTTCTCCAACCATATTCTATGACAACATGAGTACATGTATGCTAGCAGCGAATCCAATTTTGTATAACAAAACCAAACATTTTCAACTGGACATTCAGTGTGTCAGAGACAAGATTAATTCGAAACTCCTCCAAATTGTTCATATACCGGGAACCGAACAAATAGCAAATATATTAACTAAACCCCTCTCTTCTACTTTTGACAAGTTTAGAAACAAACTCAGAATGGTACAAAGACCACTCTTGAGTTTGAAGGGGGTGTAA